One genomic segment of Streptomyces niveus includes these proteins:
- a CDS encoding type Z 30S ribosomal protein S14 produces MAKKALIAKAARKPKFGVRGYTRCQRCGRPHSVYRKFGLCRVCLREMAHRGELPGVTKSSW; encoded by the coding sequence GTGGCGAAGAAGGCTCTGATCGCTAAGGCCGCCCGCAAGCCGAAGTTCGGCGTGCGCGGTTACACGCGCTGCCAGCGCTGTGGGCGTCCCCACTCCGTCTACCGCAAGTTCGGTCTGTGCCGTGTCTGCCTTCGTGAGATGGCACACCGCGGCGAGCTGCCGGGCGTCACCAAGAGTTCCTGGTAA
- the rpsH gene encoding 30S ribosomal protein S8, which produces MTMTDPIADMLTRLRNANSAYHDDVEMPHSKIKSHIAEILQQEGFITGWKVEDAEVGKKLTLELKFGPNRERSIAGIKRISKPGLRVYAKSTNLPKVLGGLGVAIISTSHGLLTGQQAGKKGVGGEVLAYVW; this is translated from the coding sequence ATGACCATGACTGATCCCATCGCAGACATGTTGACGCGTCTGCGTAACGCGAACTCGGCGTACCACGACGATGTCGAGATGCCGCACAGCAAGATCAAGTCGCACATCGCGGAAATCCTCCAGCAGGAGGGCTTCATCACCGGCTGGAAGGTCGAGGACGCCGAGGTCGGCAAGAAGCTGACCCTCGAGCTGAAGTTCGGCCCGAACCGCGAGCGTTCGATCGCAGGCATCAAGCGCATCTCGAAGCCGGGTCTGCGCGTGTATGCCAAGTCCACCAACCTGCCCAAGGTGCTCGGCGGCCTGGGCGTGGCGATCATCTCCACGTCCCACGGTCTTCTGACCGGCCAGCAGGCAGGCAAGAAGGGCGTAGGTGGGGAAGTCCTCGCCTACGTCTGGTAG